A window of Pseudodesulfovibrio hydrargyri contains these coding sequences:
- a CDS encoding M14 family zinc carboxypeptidase, with protein MIRADIDFPGANPNTAEAILRVGDRLVIKPFAEEPAGPAYTFMLRCRLIVEKPGPAVVEIDWDEPDYMHLRTSLYFSETGSPDWRVLSGSVVGETRCEFLFDQPPGTYEISLLPTYGLDRLDRLAEDCRGKVEAWTVGRTDEAAGVHSFRLGSGKEGRPVIVAVGRVHPYETAGSYCLEGVIRRYLEDRDYAGLLTGTFDWIVVPVASPEGVRKGFCRYSGSGGQGYDNCREVGPDDPFVRLLGELRTQEAVAGYLDIHNWMHQDRDGISYANCLDMLRFRRLLNARRPHDKPWRGTRGRMCMARKTRGVMRVMQRAGAFCLALEYPWGGRTVKDMAQLGQASALAFAGLVARRRRG; from the coding sequence ATGATCAGGGCGGACATAGACTTCCCCGGGGCCAACCCGAATACGGCCGAGGCCATCCTCCGGGTCGGCGACCGGCTCGTCATCAAGCCGTTTGCCGAGGAACCGGCGGGACCGGCCTACACGTTCATGCTGCGCTGCCGCCTGATCGTGGAGAAGCCGGGCCCGGCCGTGGTCGAGATCGACTGGGACGAGCCGGACTACATGCACTTGCGGACTTCGCTCTACTTCTCGGAAACGGGCTCGCCGGACTGGCGCGTCCTGTCCGGCTCCGTGGTCGGCGAAACCCGCTGCGAGTTCCTCTTTGACCAGCCCCCGGGCACCTACGAGATATCGCTGCTGCCGACCTATGGCCTGGACCGGCTGGATCGCCTGGCCGAGGACTGCCGAGGCAAGGTGGAGGCATGGACCGTGGGCCGGACCGATGAAGCGGCGGGCGTCCATTCCTTCCGGCTGGGAAGCGGGAAAGAGGGCCGTCCGGTCATCGTCGCGGTGGGCCGGGTGCATCCCTATGAGACCGCCGGGAGCTATTGCCTGGAAGGGGTGATCCGGCGGTACCTCGAGGACCGGGACTACGCCGGGCTTTTGACCGGAACCTTTGACTGGATCGTGGTCCCCGTGGCCTCGCCGGAAGGGGTCAGGAAGGGGTTTTGCCGGTACAGCGGCAGCGGCGGGCAGGGCTACGACAACTGCCGGGAGGTCGGGCCGGACGATCCGTTCGTTCGCCTGCTGGGCGAGTTGCGCACCCAGGAAGCGGTGGCCGGGTACCTGGACATCCACAACTGGATGCACCAGGACCGGGACGGGATCAGCTACGCCAACTGCCTCGACATGCTGCGCTTCCGGCGGCTGCTCAACGCCCGGCGCCCCCACGACAAACCGTGGCGCGGCACGCGCGGACGGATGTGCATGGCCCGGAAGACGCGCGGCGTGATGCGGGTCATGCAGCGGGCGGGGGCCTTCTGCCTGGCCCTGGAATATCCCTGGGGCGGCCGGACCGTTAAGGACATGGCGCAACTTGGGCAGGCCAGCGCCCTGGCCTTTGCCGGGTTGGTCGCACGCCGCCGGAGAGGATAG
- a CDS encoding glycosyltransferase family 2 protein, whose protein sequence is MIASYNYGRYLSQTLDSVLAQTRQPDEIVVVDDGSTDNTREVAAPYVERGQIKYIHQENAGVSAAKQRAVEESSGELLAFLDADDMWEPTKLEKQLPLFENGRIGAVYSKRFIIDEHGERSSFQHPPFYRGDIINQIFAYNFIAFSSTVVRRSVFERAGGYDFALSTGEDYDLWIRMAALCEFDYIDEPLICYRRGHSNLTSNTPRLLANTVNIMRKELGDSNIASRLSRHAVRTAWASVFSAYGRLRAAEGKPGQAFSMFCKSLFYQPFMAKTWNGLASLLLPRPCRNLAKRFIRQR, encoded by the coding sequence GTGATTGCATCGTACAATTACGGACGCTACCTGTCCCAAACACTCGACTCGGTCCTGGCGCAGACCAGGCAGCCCGACGAGATCGTCGTCGTCGACGACGGATCCACGGACAACACGAGGGAAGTGGCGGCACCCTACGTCGAGCGCGGCCAGATCAAGTATATCCACCAGGAAAACGCGGGCGTGTCCGCGGCCAAGCAGCGCGCGGTGGAGGAATCCTCGGGCGAGTTGCTGGCGTTTCTCGATGCCGACGACATGTGGGAGCCGACCAAACTGGAAAAGCAATTGCCCCTTTTCGAGAACGGGAGGATCGGCGCGGTCTACTCCAAGCGGTTCATCATCGACGAGCACGGGGAACGCTCCTCGTTTCAGCATCCCCCCTTCTACCGGGGGGACATCATTAATCAAATTTTCGCCTACAATTTCATTGCCTTCTCATCCACCGTCGTGCGCCGGTCCGTCTTCGAGCGGGCCGGGGGCTACGACTTCGCCCTGTCCACCGGCGAGGATTACGACCTGTGGATACGCATGGCCGCGCTGTGCGAATTCGACTACATCGACGAACCGTTGATCTGCTACCGCCGGGGCCATTCGAACCTGACATCCAACACACCGAGATTATTGGCGAACACCGTCAACATCATGCGCAAGGAACTGGGCGACTCAAACATCGCCTCCAGGTTGTCCCGGCACGCGGTGCGGACCGCATGGGCATCCGTGTTCTCCGCCTACGGCAGGTTGCGGGCAGCCGAGGGCAAACCCGGCCAGGCGTTCTCCATGTTTTGCAAGTCCCTATTTTACCAACCCTTCATGGCCAAGACCTGGAACGGACTCGCCTCGCTGCTTCTTCCGAGGCCATGCCGGAATCTGGCGAAACGTTTTATCCGTCAACGCTGA
- a CDS encoding glycosyltransferase: protein MAEKIIFVADMIPNPYSGTEKQLVDLILALDRTRYEPILCALSSSPWFEAFDGCPTFCPATRTLKTLDGWRGFVRLVRWFREQRPSVVHAYLRDSSYIGVMAARLAGVRAITTSRRGDHRWEGWGPRLFMRQVNRIPRLFMANSSLVAKATADKEGADPARVQVVPNAIDPERFRAAGREDRAACREALGIPPEVYAVVAVANIRPIKRLDLLVEALPLVREAVPNAIVHLVGDGVGTGEVKSLVADRGLEDAVVFWGSRTDVPRILRAMDGAVLCSDFESQPSAVLEYMASGLPVACTDVGNCAELIESGKTGYVFQPGDVQALAESVIMMARGEYDPEAIAARRETLFAEQNPERITERYMALYDELLRPRSA from the coding sequence ATGGCTGAGAAAATCATATTTGTCGCGGACATGATTCCCAACCCGTATTCCGGAACGGAAAAACAGTTGGTGGACCTGATTCTCGCCCTGGACCGGACGCGGTATGAGCCGATTCTCTGTGCACTCTCATCCTCTCCCTGGTTCGAGGCCTTTGACGGCTGCCCCACGTTCTGTCCCGCTACCCGGACACTGAAGACATTGGACGGCTGGCGGGGGTTCGTCCGGCTGGTCCGCTGGTTCAGGGAGCAGCGGCCTTCGGTGGTCCACGCCTATCTGCGGGATTCCTCCTACATCGGTGTGATGGCCGCCCGCCTTGCGGGCGTCAGGGCGATCACCACGTCCAGGCGCGGCGACCATCGATGGGAAGGGTGGGGGCCGAGGCTTTTCATGCGCCAGGTCAACCGGATACCCCGTTTGTTCATGGCCAACTCCAGCCTGGTGGCCAAGGCCACTGCGGACAAGGAGGGGGCCGACCCGGCCCGCGTCCAGGTCGTTCCCAACGCCATCGACCCGGAACGGTTCCGCGCGGCCGGGCGGGAGGACCGGGCCGCGTGCCGCGAGGCCCTGGGCATCCCGCCGGAGGTCTATGCCGTGGTTGCCGTAGCCAACATCCGGCCCATCAAGCGGCTCGACCTGCTGGTCGAGGCCCTGCCCCTGGTCCGGGAGGCCGTGCCGAACGCAATCGTTCATCTGGTGGGCGACGGGGTCGGCACCGGGGAGGTCAAGAGTCTGGTCGCCGACCGGGGGCTGGAGGACGCGGTCGTGTTCTGGGGGTCGCGTACCGACGTGCCGCGTATCCTGCGGGCCATGGACGGCGCGGTGCTCTGCTCCGACTTCGAGAGCCAGCCCAGCGCGGTCCTGGAATACATGGCCTCGGGACTGCCCGTGGCCTGCACCGACGTGGGCAACTGCGCGGAATTGATCGAGTCCGGGAAAACCGGATATGTTTTTCAGCCGGGCGACGTGCAGGCGCTGGCCGAATCGGTTATCATGATGGCACGGGGCGAATACGACCCCGAGGCGATCGCAGCGAGGCGGGAGACGCTGTTTGCCGAGCAGAATCCGGAAAGGATAACGGAACGGTACATGGCATTGTATGACGAATTGCTGAGACCCCGCTCCGCGTAG
- a CDS encoding phenylacetate--CoA ligase family protein, with the protein MRNLYETFHKHVIHPLWTWKDGEYNAPYVKEFERTQYLGLEEIRDLQFQRLEKLVRESYAFCPFYKERWDEHGFHPDQLKSLEDTHLIPMVSKLDVQQYADRMIRTDKTRDDLVRNMTGGSTGEPVVFYMDPERVATRAASTVRHNRWAGVDVCTMRASLWGHPRDIRSFSGEIWDAVREKWIYRNMFLDTSSIDEQKMREFFEALDRERPEAFITYANSMYLFTRFMEDRGLKLGYTPKAIISTAEMLEDSRREAIERVMGCPVFNRYGSRETSVIASECDRHDGMHVNAEALLLETVKDGRQVAPGELGEVVITDLLNYGMPLIRYRIRDVATTVEGVCACGRGLPRIKLSGGRVTDFLVTPSGKIVSGASMTIFLTANAPNVQRMQMYQARPELVEFRVVRGEGYTVDTDDYIRSEAAKYLGGDVEAVIRYVDEIEPAESGKLLYCISEVSPFL; encoded by the coding sequence ATGCGCAATCTCTACGAGACGTTCCACAAACATGTCATACATCCCCTCTGGACCTGGAAGGACGGTGAGTACAACGCGCCGTACGTCAAGGAGTTCGAGCGAACCCAGTACCTCGGCCTGGAGGAAATCCGCGATCTGCAGTTCCAGAGGCTCGAAAAGCTGGTCCGGGAGAGCTACGCGTTCTGCCCCTTCTACAAGGAGCGCTGGGATGAGCACGGTTTCCATCCCGACCAGCTGAAAAGCCTGGAGGACACGCATCTGATCCCCATGGTCTCCAAGCTCGACGTGCAGCAATATGCCGACCGGATGATCCGCACGGACAAGACCCGGGACGACCTGGTCAGGAACATGACCGGCGGGTCCACGGGCGAGCCCGTGGTCTTCTACATGGACCCGGAGCGGGTGGCCACGCGCGCGGCGAGCACCGTCCGCCACAACCGCTGGGCCGGGGTCGACGTCTGCACCATGAGGGCGAGCCTGTGGGGCCACCCCCGCGACATCCGCTCCTTCAGCGGGGAGATCTGGGACGCCGTCCGCGAAAAGTGGATCTACCGGAACATGTTTCTGGACACCTCCTCCATAGACGAGCAAAAGATGCGGGAGTTCTTCGAGGCCCTCGACAGGGAGAGGCCCGAGGCGTTCATCACCTACGCCAACTCCATGTATCTCTTCACGCGCTTCATGGAGGACCGGGGGCTCAAACTCGGCTACACCCCGAAAGCGATCATCAGCACCGCCGAGATGCTGGAGGATTCGCGCCGGGAGGCGATCGAAAGGGTCATGGGCTGCCCCGTGTTCAACCGGTACGGCAGCCGGGAGACCAGCGTCATCGCCAGCGAATGCGACCGCCACGACGGCATGCACGTCAACGCCGAGGCCCTGCTGCTCGAGACGGTCAAGGACGGGAGGCAGGTGGCCCCGGGCGAACTGGGCGAGGTCGTCATCACGGATCTCCTGAACTACGGCATGCCGCTCATCCGCTACCGCATCCGGGACGTGGCCACGACCGTGGAGGGCGTGTGCGCCTGCGGGCGCGGGCTGCCGCGCATCAAGCTCTCGGGCGGCCGGGTCACGGACTTTCTGGTCACGCCCTCGGGCAAGATCGTCTCGGGCGCGTCCATGACCATCTTTCTCACGGCCAACGCGCCCAACGTCCAGCGCATGCAGATGTACCAGGCCCGGCCGGAGCTGGTGGAATTCAGGGTCGTCCGGGGCGAGGGCTACACCGTGGATACCGACGACTACATCCGCAGTGAGGCCGCGAAGTATCTCGGCGGCGACGTGGAGGCGGTCATCCGGTACGTGGACGAGATCGAGCCGGCCGAGTCCGGCAAGCTCCTGTACTGCATCTCCGAAGTCAGCCCCTTCCTGTAG
- a CDS encoding glycosyltransferase family 4 protein, whose amino-acid sequence MPDKVTIVHLRDSNFLGGPERQILEHFKRMDGDAYEMILVCYEEPGRPNDLRLKAEEQGLTCLTLPVMSPFSLKNITRIIGMLRAVGADILVTHGHKGNIFGRLACWRLGIPTIAVSRGWTMESRKIRFFEFLDKVFLHLADHVVAVSEGQRRKILACGVRADKVSVIHNCIDVGNWRGAGQNDVRSRLGIPADAVLVATAGRLSPEKNQRMLLRAAERIAPQADNVYFAVFGEGVLRGELEADCRKAGLEDRFLLPGFWPDMAPVMEATDIFTLPSLTEGLPNVVLEAFACATPVVATAVGGTPELVRDAENGFLVETDDVAGLAEHILSLSRDRELRRRMGRAGRDMVAGEFTYPRQAELYRELYGSLVNGKSADR is encoded by the coding sequence GTGCCGGATAAGGTGACCATCGTCCATCTGCGGGACTCGAACTTCCTGGGCGGGCCCGAGCGGCAGATTCTCGAGCATTTCAAGCGCATGGACGGCGACGCCTACGAGATGATCCTGGTCTGCTACGAGGAGCCGGGCCGACCGAACGACCTGCGCCTGAAAGCCGAGGAGCAGGGGCTCACCTGCCTGACCCTGCCGGTCATGTCCCCGTTCAGCCTGAAGAACATCACCCGGATCATCGGCATGCTGCGCGCGGTCGGGGCCGACATCCTGGTCACCCACGGGCACAAGGGCAACATCTTCGGCAGGCTGGCCTGCTGGCGGCTGGGCATCCCGACCATCGCCGTTTCCCGGGGGTGGACCATGGAGAGCCGCAAGATCCGCTTCTTCGAGTTCCTGGACAAGGTCTTCCTGCATCTCGCGGACCACGTGGTCGCCGTGTCCGAAGGGCAGCGGCGCAAGATCCTGGCCTGCGGGGTGCGGGCCGACAAGGTGTCCGTGATCCACAACTGCATTGACGTCGGCAACTGGCGAGGAGCGGGGCAAAACGACGTGCGGTCGCGTCTGGGCATTCCGGCCGACGCCGTGCTGGTGGCCACCGCGGGCAGGCTCAGCCCGGAGAAGAACCAGCGGATGCTGCTCCGGGCGGCGGAGCGGATCGCGCCGCAGGCGGACAACGTGTATTTCGCGGTCTTCGGCGAAGGCGTCTTGCGCGGGGAACTCGAGGCCGACTGCCGCAAGGCCGGGCTGGAAGACCGGTTCCTGCTGCCGGGATTCTGGCCGGACATGGCCCCGGTCATGGAGGCCACCGACATTTTCACCCTGCCGTCGCTGACCGAAGGGCTGCCCAACGTGGTCCTGGAGGCGTTCGCCTGCGCCACGCCCGTGGTGGCCACGGCCGTGGGCGGCACGCCGGAACTGGTCCGCGACGCGGAGAACGGTTTTCTGGTCGAGACGGACGACGTGGCCGGGCTGGCCGAACACATCCTGTCCCTGAGCCGGGACAGGGAGCTGCGCCGGCGGATGGGGCGCGCCGGGAGGGACATGGTCGCCGGAGAATTCACCTATCCCCGCCAGGCCGAACTGTACCGGGAGTTGTACGGCTCCCTGGTCAACGGGAAGAGCGCGGACCGGTAG
- a CDS encoding MSCRAMM family protein, with product MYRFLFPLLAVLCLVSPPCSFAQAESHVRFITYEEAAAKLGLTDYRYETGKQDKVVELTEPGVLDKGHTTYVLQNDVSAAKTAFVIKATDVTLDLNGHVVEYGTAGKSRCYGVTNDGYHRNNLVVANGTIRQSSAMDEKDSNLAESSPIHFAQGVDRVVLAGLTLEYHSPQTSGMFLPWSPGEIHHNVIRDKGHVVINRHQSVAAINAARANNLNVHSNFVERVRQSGIFPGLLKTTCKGNIVNIDSVASNSFGIGYYGVKEGWDTWVCEDNIIRGKGVHPVGIGVVHNAAKGIIRNNDVEAMVTAWNDEYNQPIGGACYRTTWGADKILVENNRFVYYGAPDSVRGKDSWGRTIWVAIEKGQSIVFKNNVITGVSEGGGSKVPAIGVTGHNKSSGLVFINNKVASSWANVMLADYYGEAGGYPRFIDNDFIRLKDYKDYYTIRSDANYRISTGVFMDNRYEDGASMDSTRLELSGKGVKDVLFMRPCAIQVRNGENSVPGARVVLKDKTGATVAEGATDEAGRFEARLLDHRITNRPDQAPEGIYMKTIDEAAPYTVTVESDKGAANATIDKGTGLAVTVDLGG from the coding sequence ATGTATCGTTTCCTTTTTCCCCTGCTTGCCGTCCTTTGTCTCGTTTCACCGCCTTGTTCCTTCGCGCAGGCGGAAAGTCACGTCCGGTTCATCACCTACGAGGAAGCGGCGGCCAAACTGGGCTTGACGGACTACCGGTATGAGACCGGCAAACAGGACAAGGTCGTCGAGTTGACCGAGCCCGGCGTACTGGACAAGGGGCACACCACCTACGTGCTGCAAAACGACGTCAGCGCCGCCAAGACCGCCTTCGTCATCAAGGCGACGGACGTCACCCTCGATCTCAACGGGCACGTCGTTGAATACGGTACAGCAGGCAAATCAAGGTGTTACGGTGTCACCAACGACGGATACCACAGAAACAACCTGGTCGTGGCCAACGGCACGATCAGGCAGTCGTCGGCAATGGATGAAAAGGATTCGAACCTGGCCGAGAGCAGTCCGATCCATTTCGCCCAGGGGGTCGACCGGGTGGTCCTGGCCGGGTTGACGCTCGAATACCATTCGCCGCAGACGAGCGGCATGTTCCTGCCCTGGAGCCCCGGTGAAATCCACCACAACGTCATCCGGGACAAGGGGCACGTGGTCATCAACCGGCATCAGAGCGTGGCCGCGATCAACGCCGCGAGGGCCAACAACCTGAACGTCCATTCCAACTTCGTCGAGCGGGTCAGGCAGTCCGGCATATTCCCCGGCCTGCTCAAGACCACCTGCAAGGGGAACATCGTCAACATCGACAGCGTGGCCTCGAATTCCTTCGGCATCGGATACTATGGCGTGAAGGAAGGGTGGGACACCTGGGTCTGCGAGGACAACATCATCCGGGGCAAGGGCGTCCACCCGGTCGGGATCGGCGTGGTCCACAACGCGGCCAAGGGGATCATCCGGAACAACGACGTCGAGGCCATGGTCACCGCATGGAACGACGAATACAACCAGCCCATCGGGGGAGCGTGCTACCGCACCACGTGGGGTGCCGACAAGATTCTGGTCGAGAACAACCGCTTCGTCTATTACGGAGCGCCCGATTCCGTCCGGGGCAAGGACAGTTGGGGCCGGACCATCTGGGTCGCCATTGAAAAGGGCCAGTCCATCGTATTCAAGAACAACGTCATCACGGGCGTTTCGGAAGGCGGCGGCTCGAAGGTCCCGGCCATCGGCGTGACCGGCCACAACAAATCCTCCGGGCTCGTCTTCATCAACAACAAGGTGGCCAGTTCCTGGGCCAACGTCATGCTTGCCGACTATTACGGCGAGGCGGGCGGTTATCCGCGGTTCATCGACAATGACTTCATCCGCCTCAAGGACTACAAGGACTATTACACCATCCGCTCCGACGCCAACTACCGGATTTCCACGGGCGTGTTCATGGACAACCGGTACGAGGACGGGGCCTCCATGGACAGCACCCGCCTGGAATTGAGCGGCAAGGGGGTCAAGGACGTCCTGTTCATGCGGCCCTGCGCAATCCAGGTGAGAAACGGGGAAAACTCCGTGCCCGGCGCGCGGGTGGTGCTCAAGGACAAGACCGGCGCGACCGTGGCGGAAGGCGCAACCGATGAGGCCGGGCGCTTCGAGGCCCGGCTGCTGGACCACCGCATCACCAACCGGCCCGACCAGGCTCCCGAAGGGATATACATGAAGACCATCGACGAGGCGGCCCCGTACACGGTGACGGTCGAGAGCGACAAGGGAGCGGCGAACGCCACCATCGACAAGGGCACCGGCCTGGCTGTCACGGTCGACCTCGGCGGTTGA
- a CDS encoding glycosyltransferase family 2 protein, with amino-acid sequence MHAPPFITVVIPVHNEERFIGGTLAQLVRQDYPETSFEILVCDGGSTDRTRDAVLEVAARHSMVRLLDNPGRRSSSGRNVGFKNGRGDYFVVIDGHCAIPSATLLRDIAAAFEKSGADALGRAQPLAPDGITVFQRAVALARAARIGHGGDSLIYSDHAGFVSPVSNGAMYRKEVFDTVGYVDERFDACEDVEFNYRVEKAGLTAYMSPELTVLYYPRDSLGGLYRQMRRYGEGRCRLWRKHPETLSPNTLVPPVFAVAVLAACGLALAVLTGLLPAWTLWPAGAGFGLYAALVAIQTVACCLGAGWRYGLYLPAIFFVVHFGLGMGFLRELFVGDRVGNPKNRKGLFHG; translated from the coding sequence ATGCATGCTCCGCCCTTCATCACGGTCGTCATCCCGGTCCACAACGAAGAGCGCTTCATCGGTGGGACCCTGGCCCAGCTGGTCCGCCAGGATTACCCAGAGACGTCCTTCGAGATTCTGGTCTGCGACGGAGGGTCCACGGACCGAACCCGCGACGCCGTCCTGGAAGTCGCCGCCCGCCACTCCATGGTCAGGCTCCTGGACAACCCCGGCAGGCGCTCCAGCTCGGGCCGCAACGTGGGCTTCAAAAACGGGCGCGGGGATTACTTTGTGGTCATCGACGGGCATTGCGCCATCCCGTCCGCGACCCTGCTGCGCGACATCGCCGCCGCCTTCGAGAAGAGCGGGGCCGACGCTTTGGGGCGGGCCCAGCCCCTGGCCCCGGATGGCATCACCGTTTTTCAGCGGGCCGTGGCACTGGCCCGGGCCGCGCGCATAGGCCACGGCGGGGACTCGCTGATCTATTCCGACCACGCCGGGTTCGTCAGCCCGGTCAGCAACGGGGCCATGTACCGCAAGGAGGTCTTCGACACGGTCGGATACGTGGACGAGCGGTTCGACGCCTGTGAGGACGTGGAGTTCAATTACCGCGTGGAAAAGGCGGGACTCACGGCCTACATGAGCCCCGAACTTACGGTGCTCTATTATCCCCGCGACAGCCTCGGCGGTCTGTACCGGCAGATGCGCCGCTACGGCGAGGGGCGTTGCCGCCTGTGGCGCAAGCACCCGGAGACGCTGTCCCCGAACACGCTGGTCCCGCCCGTGTTCGCCGTGGCGGTCCTGGCCGCCTGCGGCCTGGCTCTGGCCGTCCTGACCGGCCTGCTGCCCGCCTGGACGCTGTGGCCCGCGGGCGCGGGGTTCGGGCTCTACGCCGCGCTGGTCGCGATCCAGACCGTGGCCTGCTGCCTCGGGGCCGGCTGGCGTTACGGACTTTATCTGCCCGCCATTTTTTTCGTCGTGCACTTCGGGCTGGGAATGGGCTTTTTAAGGGAGCTGTTTGTCGGCGACCGGGTGGGTAATCCCAAGAATCGCAAAGGGCTTTTTCATGGCTGA
- a CDS encoding N-acyl amino acid synthase FeeM domain-containing protein gives MAEKVSREERVKAIEKRRTIRIRRSSLTKNKLDDIDKPAIKIAETLDEYRQAFNIVYKEYDLVGYITKPHPAQLHYGIHSLLPTTCVFTFKSCMDVISTLTQVEDTRLFGLPMDSLYKPEIDELRAQGRRVAEICALATPSEGRWHNLLMFLGKAYFQYALEAKINDILIMVNPKHVTFYKAIFMFEEFAEERFYAPVGAPAVGLRINYDIFWEKLEETFKDQEFETDLYTFFRRIHNAGVDKYMKFSGARNIPLDYDAARYFFQVRPEILDNLDDEQMEYIETLYHKALYSAEDIQKRYPVTV, from the coding sequence GTGGCTGAGAAGGTGAGCCGCGAAGAGCGAGTCAAGGCTATCGAAAAGCGCCGGACGATCCGCATCAGGCGTTCGTCCCTGACCAAGAACAAGCTGGACGATATCGACAAGCCCGCCATCAAGATCGCCGAGACTCTGGACGAGTACCGGCAGGCGTTCAATATCGTCTACAAGGAATACGACCTAGTGGGGTACATCACCAAGCCCCATCCGGCGCAGCTCCACTACGGCATCCACAGCCTGCTGCCCACCACCTGCGTCTTCACCTTCAAGAGCTGCATGGACGTCATCTCCACCCTGACCCAGGTGGAGGATACCCGTCTGTTCGGCCTGCCCATGGACTCCCTGTACAAGCCGGAGATCGACGAGTTGCGCGCCCAGGGCCGCAGGGTCGCGGAGATCTGCGCCCTGGCCACCCCGAGCGAGGGGCGTTGGCACAACCTGCTCATGTTCCTGGGCAAGGCGTACTTCCAGTATGCCCTCGAGGCCAAGATCAACGACATCCTGATCATGGTCAATCCCAAGCACGTCACCTTCTACAAGGCCATTTTCATGTTCGAGGAGTTCGCTGAGGAGCGGTTCTACGCCCCGGTGGGCGCTCCGGCCGTGGGATTGCGCATCAATTACGACATTTTTTGGGAAAAGCTGGAGGAAACCTTCAAGGACCAGGAGTTCGAGACCGACCTGTACACCTTCTTCCGGCGCATCCACAACGCCGGGGTGGACAAGTACATGAAATTCAGCGGGGCGCGGAACATCCCCCTGGACTACGACGCGGCGCGGTATTTTTTTCAGGTCCGGCCCGAGATCCTGGACAACCTCGACGATGAGCAGATGGAGTACATCGAGACGTTGTACCACAAGGCCCTTTACAGCGCCGAGGACATCCAGAAGAGATATCCGGTGACGGTGTAG
- a CDS encoding phenylacetate--CoA ligase family protein: MTLMDVIASRLTGPLYARYEGSKRYAYMGEIAGVLGGSLPEIREYQLGRIRAVASEAAQNTAYYAGVFRDLNLDPAALTWEEFRRLPLLTKDIIREQGERLVNRRFPPDSLRESATGGTTASPMKIYMDWDSVQRRHAATMVFDRWTGFMPGMRAGYLWGATRDFPAKVSLKRKILNALVQRNAFYTTESLDDATLRGYCERLRRTRPALLQAYPTPLRILAEYMLAHGIKIDVPAITCTAEPLTDDARATIEKAFGRKVHEWYGSREAGRIATECGAHQGMHVNAYGLHVEVRGHDDAIGGGEIILTDLWNVGMPMLRYASGDLSSLDETPCACGSSLPRLSPVKGRTAEVFVSGSGRKVPGVAFTNRIVKDDSMIREMQIIQQDYTKFLVRVIPGQGYGEDARQWLVGRLEEFMGQKNEVVFEEVNSIPRERSGKLLFCKREFDPREPEPERREAEA; encoded by the coding sequence ATGACGTTGATGGATGTTATCGCCTCAAGGCTCACCGGACCGCTGTATGCCCGGTACGAGGGCAGCAAGCGGTATGCGTACATGGGGGAGATCGCCGGGGTCCTCGGCGGCTCCCTGCCGGAGATTCGGGAATACCAGCTCGGCCGCATACGGGCCGTGGCCTCGGAGGCCGCCCAAAACACCGCCTACTACGCCGGGGTCTTCCGGGACCTGAACCTGGACCCGGCGGCCCTCACCTGGGAGGAGTTCCGGCGCCTCCCGCTGCTGACCAAGGACATCATCCGGGAGCAGGGCGAGCGGCTCGTCAACAGACGCTTTCCCCCGGACAGCCTGCGCGAATCCGCGACCGGCGGGACCACCGCCTCGCCCATGAAGATTTACATGGACTGGGATTCGGTCCAGAGACGGCACGCGGCGACCATGGTCTTCGACCGCTGGACGGGCTTCATGCCGGGCATGCGGGCCGGGTATCTGTGGGGCGCGACCCGGGATTTTCCGGCCAAGGTCTCGTTGAAACGAAAGATCCTGAACGCCCTGGTCCAGCGCAACGCCTTCTACACGACCGAATCCCTGGATGACGCGACCCTGCGGGGCTATTGCGAAAGGCTGCGGCGCACCCGTCCGGCCCTGCTCCAGGCCTATCCCACCCCCCTGCGGATTCTCGCGGAATACATGCTGGCCCACGGCATAAAGATCGATGTCCCGGCCATCACCTGCACGGCGGAACCGCTGACCGACGACGCGCGCGCGACCATCGAGAAGGCCTTCGGCAGGAAGGTCCATGAATGGTACGGCTCGCGCGAGGCGGGGCGGATCGCCACCGAATGCGGGGCCCACCAGGGGATGCACGTCAACGCCTACGGCCTGCACGTCGAGGTCCGGGGACACGACGATGCTATCGGGGGCGGGGAGATCATCCTGACCGACCTGTGGAACGTGGGCATGCCCATGCTGCGGTACGCCTCGGGCGACCTGTCCAGCCTGGACGAGACCCCCTGCGCCTGCGGCAGCAGTCTGCCCAGATTGTCGCCGGTCAAGGGCCGGACCGCCGAGGTGTTCGTCAGCGGTTCGGGCCGCAAAGTGCCGGGCGTGGCCTTCACCAACCGGATCGTCAAGGACGACTCCATGATCCGCGAAATGCAGATTATCCAGCAGGATTACACCAAGTTCCTGGTGCGTGTGATCCCCGGACAGGGATACGGGGAAGACGCCCGGCAATGGCTTGTCGGACGGTTGGAAGAGTTCATGGGGCAGAAAAACGAGGTTGTTTTTGAGGAAGTGAATTCCATCCCCCGTGAACGGTCGGGAAAACTGTTGTTTTGCAAGCGGGAGTTCGATCCCCGCGAGCCGGAACCGGAAAGACGGGAAGCGGAGGCCTAG